The following are encoded together in the Choloepus didactylus isolate mChoDid1 chromosome 7, mChoDid1.pri, whole genome shotgun sequence genome:
- the GJA10 gene encoding LOW QUALITY PROTEIN: gap junction alpha-10 protein (The sequence of the model RefSeq protein was modified relative to this genomic sequence to represent the inferred CDS: inserted 5 bases in 4 codons; substituted 1 base at 1 genomic stop codon), whose translation MGDRNFLGVILEDVHSHSTIVGKIWLTILFIFQMLVLGVPAEDVWDDEELASACNTQQLGCNNICYDDAFPNSLIRFWFLQIIFVSSPSLAYMGHSLYRLRAFEKERQKKKSHLRGQMENPGLDLEEQQRIGRELRRLEEQKRIHKVPLXGSLLCTYILYILTRSVLEVGFMIGQYIHYGFQIHPLYKCTQIPCPNEVDCFVSRLTEKTIFMLFMRSIAAISLFLNVLEIFHLGIGKIMRALYKKSSNEDIEGERDPPCHLKKYSVAQECLVCSSXPDRISPLQANNQHQIIQVNVPKSKPTWHIPQGRKLKLILAVAKXDWIQKDQHSGQLHDHIPCPQEGSVRIQNLGQHPXHPSFRPQNTIIQSWLGSTMAPRHCPSYAVGTWEQPLDLKPPVVPLTDLHGHSRGSDGSMRESGXWTNRSYTGSCKASFLSRLLSEKGQQHSDSGSSSSWNTSCLNFPHQENSPSPLSSATGQRTLMAGGAHGLLCETRSTGGTQELIPPTYVPVESRAYLPVNMGWAGTPQHQGKLLSVGCKPTSFAAREENDQQPQKEICLLTTDQRKNPRVHLKAFGEGREKEMLLPVSGTDVRIASALLSPTLDRQCRHRCLSLPEQGVAPLRRQQMNSATG comes from the exons ATGGGAGATCGGAACTTCTTGGGTGTCATCCTGGAGGATGTTCATTCCCACTCAACTATAGTGGGGAAAATCTGGCTGACCATCCTCTTCATCTTCCAAATGCTGGTACTTGGTGTGCCTGCTGAGGATGTCTGGGATGATGAAGAGTTAGCATCTGCCTGCAATACTCAACAACTTGGCTGCAACAATATCTGTTATGATGATGCTTTCCCTAACTCTTTGATCAGGTTCTGGTTTTTACAGATCATCTTTGTATCTTCTCCATCTCTAGCATATATGGGGCATTCACTTTATAGGCTCAGGGCCTTTGAgaaggagaggcagaagaaaaagtcaCACCTTCGAGGCCAGATGGAGAATCCAGGGCTTGACTTGGAGGAGCAACAAAGGATAGGTAGGGAATTGAGGAGGTTAGAGGAGCAGAAGAGGATCCATAAAGTCCCCC AAGGAAGTCTGCTGTGTACTTATATTTTATACATCTTGACCAGATCTGTGCTTGAAGTAGGGTTCATGATAGGCCAATATATTCACTATGGTTTTCAAATTCACCCCCTTTACAAATGCACCCAAATTCCTTGCCCCAATGAAGTGGATTGCTTTGTATCCAGGCTTACAGAGAAGaccatttttatgctttttatgcGTAGCATTGCAGCCATCTCCTTGTTCCTCAATGTACTGGAAATATTTCATCTGGGTATTGGGAAAATCATGAGGGCACTTTATAAGAAATCAAGCAATGAGGACATTGAGGGTGAAAGGGACCCTCCATGCCatttgaagaaatattcagtggCTCAGGAGTGTTTGGTTTGCTCTTCCTAGCCTGATAGAATCTCTCCACTTCAAGCTAACAACCAGCATCAAATAATCCAAGTCAATGTGCCAAAATCTAAACCCACCTGGCATATCCCACAGGGAAGAAAGTTGAAGTTGATCCTTGCTGTGGCAAA AGACTGGATTCAGAAGGATCAGCACAGCGGACAGCTCCACGACCACATCCCTTGTCCCCAAGAAGGCAGTGTCAGGATTCAGAACCTTGGACAGCACC GACATCCCTCCTTTCGCCCGCAAAATACCATCATCCAGTCCTGGCTCGGTAGCACAATGGCCCCTAGACACTGTCCATCCTATGCAGTAGGAACCTGGGAGCAACCCCTGGACCTAAAACCCCCAGTTGTGCCTCTCACAGATCTGCACGGTCACAGCAGGGGCAGTGATGGCAGCATGAGAGAGAGTG TCTGGACAAACAGATCTTATACGGGCAGTTGCAAGGCCAGCTTTCTGTCCAGATTGTTGTCTGAAAAGGGACAGCAGCACAGTGACTCAGGAAGCTCCAGTTCTTGGAATACCTCCTGCTTGAACTTTCCACACCAGGAAAACAGCCCCTCACCTCTGTCTTCAGCCACTGGCCAAAGAACATTAATG GCTGGAGGGGCTCACGGGCTGCTCTGCGAGACACGGAGCACTGGGGGGACGCAGGAGCTGATCCCCCCAACATATGTCCCTGTGGAATCACGGGCATACCTTCCTGTAAACATGGGCTGGGCCGGCACGCCCCAGCACCAAGGGAAGCTGCTCTCTGTGGGTTGCAAGCCAACCAGTTTTGcagcaagagaagaaaatgatcaACAG CCCCAGAAAGAAATCTGCCTTCTGACAACAGACCAGCGCAAGAACCCCAGAGTTCACCTCAAAGCATttggagaaggaagggagaaagaaatgctTTTGCCTGTGTCAGGGACAGATGTCAGGATCGCATCTGCCCTGCTGTCTCCTACTCTGG ACAGACAGTGTCGCCACCGCTGTCTTTCCTTGCCTGAGCAAGGGGTAGCACCATTGCGAAG ACAACAGATGAACAGTGCCACGGGCTGA